The following proteins are co-located in the Solanum pennellii chromosome 8, SPENNV200 genome:
- the LOC107026712 gene encoding osmotin-like protein OSML15 → MSHLTTCLVFFLLAFVTYTYASGVFEVHNNCPYTVWAVATPVGGGRRLERGQSWWFWAPPGTKMARIWGRTNCNFDGAGRGWCQTGDCGGVLECKGWGKPPNTLAEYALNQFSNLDFWDISVIDGFNIPMSFGPTNPGPGKCHPIQCVANINGECPGSLRVPGGCNNPCTTFGGQQYCCTQGPCGPTDLSRFFKQRCPDAYSYPQDDPTSTFTCQSWTTDYKVMFCPYGSTHNETTNFPLEIPTSTLEVA, encoded by the coding sequence ATGAGTCACTTGACAACTTGTTTAGTGTTCTTTCTCCTTGCATTTGTGACTTACACTTATGCTTCCGGTGTATTTGAGGTCCATAACAACTGCCCATACACCGTATGGGCAGTGGCGACTCCCGTAGGAGGTGGCCGACGTCTCGAGAGAGGTCAAAGTTGGTGGTTTTGGGCCCCACCGGGCACCAAAATGGCACGTATTTGGGGTCGTACTAATTGCAATTTTGATGGTGCTGGTAGAGGTTGGTGCCAGACCGGTGATTGTGGTGGAGTCTTGGAATGCAAAGGATGGGGTAAACCACCAAACACCTTAGCTGAATACGCTTTGAATCAATTTAGTAACTTAGATTTCTGGGACATTTCTGTTATTGATGGATTCAACATCCCTATGTCTTTTGGCCCAACTAACCCTGGGCCGGGAAAATGTCATCCAATTCAATGTGTTGCTAATATAAACGGCGAATGCCCTGGTTCACTTAGGGTACCCGGAGGATGTAACAACCCTTGTACCACATTCGGAGGACAACAATATTGTTGCACCCAAGGTCCATGTGGTCCTACCGATTTGTCAAGATTTTTCAAACAAAGATGTCCCGATGCCTATAGTTACCCTCAAGACGATCCAACAAGTACTTTTACTTGTCAGAGTTGGACTACAGACTACAAGGTTATGTTTTGTCCTTATGGCTCTACTCACAATGAAACAACAAATTTCCCATTGGAGATTCCTACAAGTACTCTTGAAGTGGCTTAA